The nucleotide window GATTTGGGCTGAGTGCAACTTAAGAGGGATTCTGGTAGAAGTCAACAGACACGCAGCGCAGACTACTTCTAAACAAAAAACCACTCGGTATTATTACTTGTTCTAAGCGGAAGTTAATAACATCTGAAACAGAAACCCCCACAAACAGCCTGCGCCTGCGTGTCCAACTGCAACTGTCCAAGCTACTGCCCGCAGCCACAATATTCGGGGCGTTGATGTCACTAGGAACATACTGATGACGACATCCATACAGCCACAGCCGCAAAACTAGCTCCAACATGGCAGAAGACGACCTTAAGGGTCAGTTGCCTTCTTCTTTCACACAGCCCTTCCCGCAAACTATAGTTCAATGCTAGAAAAACAAAGCAGCGACAAGGCTTTTAACACTGCACAAGCTTTCTGTATATCGTATGCCTTTTACTCCATTCCACCTAGGTCCCGCATCCATCCTTGCCCTAACCCTATTATCCTACGTGTATCTGCCAGCCCTCCTACTAGGAAGCATCGCACCCGACATAGAACCCATGATCATACTATATTTCAACTTGCCCTACCCTCTCCACGGCTTCCTACACACCCTAATCGGAGGCACACTACTAGCACTGCTACTCACAACACTCACGTTCATACTGCGGAAACCCATAGAAAACATAATGTCTCTTCTAAAGCTAAGCCAAAAACAATCATTTCAAAGAATCCTAGCTGGCGCATTGATCGGCATCTACTCACACATCCTACTAGACGCCTACCTCTACACCGACATCCAACCCTTCTACCCACTAGACCAGAACCCACTCCTCAACCCAAGCACGTTCCGATACTTCGAAATCTACACAATCTGCACAATCAGCTTCATCATAGCCGTAGCCATGTACGGCTTATACCTGTGGAAAAAACACAACCCGCCGAGCCAGACAAAGAATTGACACCTTAGGTTATGCCGCAAGATTCTATTTTCGGAAAACCGAAATACATTTCGGAAAACAATACCAGCCTAGCAAAACCTTCAACCTCAAGAACTCAAAGAGAACCTGCGGTTTGCCGAGGACCTTTTAACCAAAGCCAAGTCAATCGTGATGCGGTAGCCCGCCAACAAAGAAACCCTATCACAACGTATTTATGTATGCATTTGGTATCATTTGTATACGGTGAACCCTTTGACACTCAAGCCACTGGCAGTAAGGATACCTGAAGAGATTGAGAAAGAAATTCTAGAAGCAGTTGACCGCATGAAACTCGACAAAGCCACAGTGGTTAGAACACTCCTCGAAATGGGAATCGAGGAATGGAGAAAACAAACTGCTCTAGAACTGTTACGAAACGGAAAAGTAACGTTTGCCAAAGCCGCAGAAATGGCCAAACTCTCACTCTGGGAACTCGCTGACCTAGTGAAACAACGCAACGTAGAATGGGTCAGGTACACACCTGAAGAGATCGAAAAAGAACTAAAAGAAGCCACTGTGGCGGACTCCGAGTGAAGCCACTCGTCTTCAACGCCACACCATTAATCTACATAACCAAAGTCGGACTAGCAAAGATCCTCGAACAATTAAAAGATGAAAAACTAACTTCACCACACGTCAAAAGAGAAGTCGTAGACAAAGGAAAGCGCAAAGGTATTCCAGACGCCATCATTCTGGACAAAATGTTCACTGACCACGTTTTCAAAGTTACCGAAGTCAAGAACAAGAGACTCCTCGCAAGTCTACTGGAGACAAAAGGGCTCCACATAACCGATGCAGAAGTCCTAGTCATTGCACGAGAACAAAACGGCATAGCAGTTATCGACGATGAGGTAGCAAGAAAAACCGCACGGATATTCGCAATATCGTATGTAGGCACACCTTGTATCCTGATGAGAGCTGTCTGTCACGGGCTGATTACAAAAGAAAGAGCAAAACAAGCCATAAACGAAATGACCCTCCAAGGCTGGAGATGCAGCCTAGAAAGCTACTCAAAAATAATGGAAGCCCTAGAAAGATGCGACAAGCGGCAAGGAAGAACACGAATCGAAAAACCAAAGAAATAACTCCTAGCC belongs to Candidatus Bathyarchaeia archaeon and includes:
- a CDS encoding DUF4184 family protein; protein product: MPFTPFHLGPASILALTLLSYVYLPALLLGSIAPDIEPMIILYFNLPYPLHGFLHTLIGGTLLALLLTTLTFILRKPIENIMSLLKLSQKQSFQRILAGALIGIYSHILLDAYLYTDIQPFYPLDQNPLLNPSTFRYFEIYTICTISFIIAVAMYGLYLWKKHNPPSQTKN
- a CDS encoding UPF0175 family protein; protein product: MTLKPLAVRIPEEIEKEILEAVDRMKLDKATVVRTLLEMGIEEWRKQTALELLRNGKVTFAKAAEMAKLSLWELADLVKQRNVEWVRYTPEEIEKELKEATVADSE
- a CDS encoding DUF3368 domain-containing protein gives rise to the protein MKPLVFNATPLIYITKVGLAKILEQLKDEKLTSPHVKREVVDKGKRKGIPDAIILDKMFTDHVFKVTEVKNKRLLASLLETKGLHITDAEVLVIAREQNGIAVIDDEVARKTARIFAISYVGTPCILMRAVCHGLITKERAKQAINEMTLQGWRCSLESYSKIMEALERCDKRQGRTRIEKPKK